The genomic stretch ATAGAAAATTCAATTGCATAGGCATCCTGATGGTTGTAGGAGATCAGATCAGAATAAGAGAATGTATATTGTTCGAAGGTTTCCGGATCCAGGAAGTCGGGCAGGCATTTTACAATATCCAACTGCAAACCGGCCAGTATCCCAGCCTTCAGCTTGAGAGAAATCGTATCCTTCTGATCAGTTTGTGAAAGCTTCCTCGATTTCAAAAGTTTCACCTGGTCAGCAGTCTCATTGAGTTCATAGGAGGATTTAAACACCTTGAATACGGCTTCAGAATATGTGAGCATCTTATCGTTTTTTTGCACACCTTCCCGGTAAAAAGTGGTCAGATAAACGGGCTCACGGTTATTGTTTTCTTTCCTTTTCTCAATAGCCTTCGATAGAATTGTTACCGGATCAATATATCTTATGATCACTTCCTGGATGGAAATTACCCTGCGGTCCAACAAAAATTTTAATCTCTGATCACCGAATAGATCCAGGGGAATTACCTGGTTCAAGAAACCGAGGTGTGAGATAACCAATGAGCCGCCTTCATATTGGGCTGGAACTTTCATTTGGAAAAATCCATCCTGATTGGTAATGGTTCCGATGTTGTGATCTTTAATACCGATTGATGCATATGGAATGGGCTCAAGATTGGATTTATCCCTTACTTCTCCCCTTATTGTTATGAGAGCAACTGAATCGTTCCTGACAGGTGTAACAGGCGATTCCGGATTACTGACAGGAATTACCGCACGATAAATCAGTATATGCTTCCCAACTTCCCTATATGCAACATCCTGTCCTTCAAACAGTCCATCCAAAATTTCTTTAATGGTGTTCTGATTGGCAGCAATTCTGACTTTCCTGCTATTATCAACAATATCACTGCTATAAATAAAAAAACAATCCGCTTTCTCAGATACCTGGGCCAATGCCTGGTACAAAGTGAGATTCTGTCGGGGGATAGAGATCTTCTTTGTCAGAATCACTTCCTGACCTGATACACTACAGGGAATAGCAAGGAGAATCCAGGTTACAAAAAACAAGAACCTGGATAGATGTTTCATAGAAAAAATATAGGTCTTACAATTCAAACATTCTATTTCCTTTCTGAAAACATGATTGATTCACCATTAAGCCGGCTGTCAAGGTTCAGGGAAAGGCAGATGAGTTCTGTCATCATCTCAACAGACTCATGATTGTCAAAGGTAACAGTTAGTCTTTTATTCCCAACATTGGGAGTAGCAGTGACGAGTTTAGCATTGAAATTTCTGTTAAGCACATTAAGGATATTGGTTAAGGACTCATCTTTAAAATGCATCCTTTGTTTGTACCAACCCTGAACTCCCGGAGAAATTGCAGTAGATTTCACTAATTCTGACCCTGAAGTCATAACCTTCTCTCCTGCAATAGCTAATTCTGACTTATCCGGTTGCTTCTTAAGACTCACTTTTACCTTGCCTCTGTCAACCACTACTTCCATCCCGGAACCCGGAGTTGTTTTTACAGTAAATGCTGTACCGATTACTTCAATCATGGATTCCCCTGCATCAATAATAAAAGGTTTATCAGGATCAGCCTGAATATCAAAAAAAGCTTCACCTTCTAGTTTAACCAGTCTGCTTTCATCTGAAAATTCGGCTGGAAACATAAAATTCGAATTCTTTGAAATATAAATTATTGAACCATCCCCTAAAGTCTTAACAAGTGTACTGGACTCGTCTCCTGTCTGCACCTGCTGCATCTCCTCCTTATTTATTTTTACTGAATTCTCCTTCATGAAGTAAATTCCAAGACTGATCAATAACAGCAGTCCGGCAGCCAAACCGACAAAAATCAGCGAATTGCTTCTTCTAAGAACTTTCTTAGTTACCGGAACCATGTTTTCTTCCTGGAATCTTGAATAAACATTTTTCCAGGCTTTATGCGAATCGGGATGCATATGAACTTCACCATGATCCAGGTTCTTCCATGACTTCTCCAGCATTCTGACTAATTTGCTATTGGATTCATCGGCTTCAATATAGCTCTCAAATTCCTGTCTCTCAGGAGATGGCATTTCTCCTCCCAGGTATTTGGCCAGCATTTCAGCGTGTAACGGGTTATTTATGTCAAGTTTCATAGTTTCTAGACCTTAGAAGTAATATTTCGGTATTCCTGCAATGTTTCCCGGAAAAACTGCAAGGCTTTTCCCATATCTGCTTCAACTGTTTTTACAGA from Bacteroidales bacterium encodes the following:
- a CDS encoding carboxypeptidase-like regulatory domain-containing protein, with protein sequence MKHLSRFLFFVTWILLAIPCSVSGQEVILTKKISIPRQNLTLYQALAQVSEKADCFFIYSSDIVDNSRKVRIAANQNTIKEILDGLFEGQDVAYREVGKHILIYRAVIPVSNPESPVTPVRNDSVALITIRGEVRDKSNLEPIPYASIGIKDHNIGTITNQDGFFQMKVPAQYEGGSLVISHLGFLNQVIPLDLFGDQRLKFLLDRRVISIQEVIIRYIDPVTILSKAIEKRKENNNREPVYLTTFYREGVQKNDKMLTYSEAVFKVFKSSYELNETADQVKLLKSRKLSQTDQKDTISLKLKAGILAGLQLDIVKCLPDFLDPETFEQYTFSYSDLISYNHQDAYAIEFSMDYLNSSAYYKGMIYVDVKSYAILGADFEVDSRYLDKAASELIKRKSRKLLVKFEKISYSVSYVPYGNNYFLNHARCDLSIKTRLKNKLQFDHFSTFMEVVNCQIDTVNVHRFVKQEQINPGVIFSDIPLNYDALFWGDFNFIAPEEKLEKAINLMRGKIEKIE
- a CDS encoding FecR domain-containing protein, encoding MKLDINNPLHAEMLAKYLGGEMPSPERQEFESYIEADESNSKLVRMLEKSWKNLDHGEVHMHPDSHKAWKNVYSRFQEENMVPVTKKVLRRSNSLIFVGLAAGLLLLISLGIYFMKENSVKINKEEMQQVQTGDESSTLVKTLGDGSIIYISKNSNFMFPAEFSDESRLVKLEGEAFFDIQADPDKPFIIDAGESMIEVIGTAFTVKTTPGSGMEVVVDRGKVKVSLKKQPDKSELAIAGEKVMTSGSELVKSTAISPGVQGWYKQRMHFKDESLTNILNVLNRNFNAKLVTATPNVGNKRLTVTFDNHESVEMMTELICLSLNLDSRLNGESIMFSERK